In one Rhopalosiphum padi isolate XX-2018 chromosome 3, ASM2088224v1, whole genome shotgun sequence genomic region, the following are encoded:
- the LOC132924402 gene encoding uncharacterized protein LOC132924402 isoform X1, with the protein MYFALAKTPGGRPTTVTTAAMSEDSPRTSAVPAPSVFLPHAEPSTSRGVGTSPAASPGPEADGHEQHVDGPQCTLEDYDMSSDDEYVRSGSTFSVALGQYVFQRNLIEDTFTPPQDSKAVIEYVNLKFVENNFRSLGLDQMFDKNNIMQAEQEFDSFEIWFSRVREFAVDREFIRDLRLPLFCHLYLNLYVPRNHNRLQALLKKFEYLFTSPRGVVYLQELKTVTNVLDLSPRLAYFRRNKFVYGVSPMFISNLYDFFHPHFMLKVVFQEWFDINYTAYEDPRIIFDDYYANNLVRVNNLDKANAPKQNNNVVVNKPVLCKKTLNSAQNKNNNRKVNNSENDFYNNQRPSTSKDFVGHQTSSSSHQGSNSRKFANKDVEDPQNNLTNSELDESTENSEQSSLEDHCVEPRSRRSKKKNFKRKHMRRNRDNTSSYERESRRLKKFCGEKYDDTSSQNKSTSHQENSKLSEESSREGQSSSNQKEVEEERIILRISRKSNKLSVIVSNEKKEPNDSKNPMLEKSSEEQISNDGKKSRNLRKKHKSRGKKKSNEISNDEEQLRKKIKSSDRSKSTSDENSRLCEKSSEVSDNEEKKYKRQKKSSRSKFTSDDSNMQMSESLSEVSDNEEKNFKRQKKSGKSKSSSDDNMNMSGLSDISNDGEQKQKQQNKRSKSKFTSDDDNHTSEISSDEKNFKKPQKKQKLRGNKKFDNYTDDSNLSGSSPEVSSDDEISSSNNENQKSKNRRKYKHSDNNSNLSGSSSEDFLEDSSSLNSSYDEEIMMHKFVRHDKKSAQHLRYETSRRLKHINITKIDLKNLDEDWFLRTTKQIVLKNCSKLSCSILTSDLKLVAAGSLDSLIYLWERSTQQSVPEKTPDILHTIGNINPSNFTSSIQGNNLMEYLDKSTAFVLRGHGGPIFDLAELPSAKILLSASNDKTYRAWDMVSKRCLEVYNEHEHRTWCIAACPYSLQVATGSCEGASCLWFLNYKRPLRIFMGHLDDILVLKFHPNQVLLATGSSDKTVRVFELTTGECHRLLMGHSDYITGLEFNAQNPNYLASASGCGEIIVWDIPSSELVWKIRIGNMLFSDLAWLTKDILLASLTNGIVLKCDTTLNYVDSFCKVKGFETTFDRLMSLQMFDNTVYTIGIPDKSGGLKPIPKRNKEKSSQMKNEQKSHRESSPLSKLFFPQHIIDNDGNSMKPLRGLSSAVSNPPYNYEYQLNTNDQFKKSNPSSFLNMNLRSAPFNLSADEISKLRPEYLSENIRLVPAVAITNNLQNAYLLPIQPIVRTTSQNSTNIHSTNDQLPSTSKSHKINKTPGTSKSKITTAKQHNFGNSSLTMHTSIQHMQIKTTTVKEQLHIDDQRETNTLVQQYLQTTSTSIHKQQTSNLMQVTRSGISSQLLQNSIVQQEQQQQSVGSNASVAGTNVQQQQSLQQIRSNTNLTKGNVQKQQRLSPQTNNRSSNTNVTQRPSPRQSPNKPSSLD; encoded by the exons ATGTATTTCGCCCTGGCCAAGACGCCGGGCGGCCGCCCGACGACCGTCACTACGGCCGCGATGTCGGAAGACAGCCCGCGGACGTCCGCCGTCCCCGCGCCGTCCGTCTTCTTGCCGCACGCCGAGCCGTCCACGTCCCGGGGCGTCGGCACGAGTCCGGCCGCGTCGCCGGGCCCCGAAGCCGACGGCCACGAGCAACACGTCGACGGGCCGCAGTGCACGCTCGAGGACTACGACATGTCGTCGGACGACGAATACGTGAGGTCCGGGTCCACGTTCAGCGTCGCGCTGGGCCAGTACGTTTTCCAGAGGAACTTGATC gaagatACATTTACTCCACCCCAAGATAGCAAAGCTGTTATCGAATATGTGAATTTGAAGTttgttgaaaacaattttagatcATTGGGGCTCGATCAAATGTttgataagaataatataatgcaagCTGAACAAGAATTTGATTC GTTTGAAATATGGTTCTCTCGCGTGAGGGAGTTTGCTGTTGATAGAGAATTTATCAGAGATCTACGTCTACCATTGTTCTGTCATCTTTATTTGAATCTATATGTTCCACGAAATCATAACCGTTTACAggcattattgaaaaaatttgaatatttgtttaCAAGTCCTAGAGGAGTTGTTTATCTACAGGAATTGAAAACTGTTACAAATGTCTTAGATTTATCACCTCGACTTGCATATTTCAG gcgaaataaatttgtatacggTGTCTCTCCTATGTTTATAAGCAatctttatgatttttttcatcCTCATTTCATGCTCAAAGtg gtGTTTCAAGAATGGTTTGATATTAACTATACTGCTTATGAAGATCCAAGAATAATATTTGATGATTATTATGCAAATAATCTAGTACGAGTAAATAATCTAGACAAAGCAAATGCtccgaaacaaaataataatgttgttgtCAATAAACctgtattatgtaaaaaa acactGAATTCAGCTCAAAATAAGAACAACAATCGAAAAGTCAATAATTCTGAAAATGAT ttttacAATAATCAACGCCCTTCTACAAGTAAAGATTTTGTTGGACATCAAACCTCTAGCTCCAGTCATCAAGGATCCAATTCTAGAAAA TTTGCTAACAAAGATGTTGAAGATCcacaaaacaatttaacaaattcAGAACTAGatgaa TCTACTGAAAATTCTGAACAGTCTTCATTGGAGGATCATTGCGTAGAACCAAGATCTAGACGATCAAAGAAG aaaaatttcaAAAGAAAACATATGAGACGTAACAGAGACAATACTTCATCATATGAACGAGAATCAAGAAGACTCAAG aaaTTTTGCGGAGAAAAGTATGATGATACCAGTTCACAAAATAAATCAACAAGTCAtcaagaaaattcaaaattgtccGAAGaa TCATCTAGAGAAGGACAAAGTTCATCTAACCAGAAAGAAGTTGAAGAAGAAAGAATAATATTACGGATCTCAAGAAAGTCTAACAAATTAAGCGtt ATTGTTAGTAATGAGAAGAAAGAACCTAATGATTCCAAAAATCCTATGTTGGAGAAATCAAGCGAAGAAcaa atatcaaATGATGGGAAAAAGTCTCGTAATCTccgaaaaaaacataaatcaagaggcaaaaaaaaatcgaatgaa aTATCAAATGATGAGGAACAATTGCGGAAGAAAATTAAATCAAGTGACAGAAGTAAATCTACTAGTGATGAAAATAGTCGTTTATGTGAAAAATCATCTGAA gTATCtgataatgaagaaaaaaagtataaaagacAAAAGAAAAGTAGTAGAAGCAAATTTACAAGTGATGATAGTAACATGCAAATGAGTGAAAGCTTATCTGAA GTATCCGACAATGaagaaaaaaactttaaacgacaaaaaaaaagtgGCAAAAGCAAATCTTCCAGTGACGATAATATGAATATGAGTGGCTTGTCTGAT aTATCAAACGATGGTGAACAAAAGCAAAAACAGCAAAATAAAAGAAGCAAAAGCAAATTTACCAGTGATGATGATAATCATACATCTGaa aTATCAAGTGAtgaaaagaattttaaaaaaccacaaaagaaacaaaaattaagaggCAATAAAAAATTTGACAATTATACAGATGATAGTAATTTATCTGGAAGCTCGCCTGAA GTCTCAAGTGATGACGAAATTTCAAGCAGTAACaatgaaaatcaaaaatcaaaaaacagaagaaaatataaacactctgataataatagtaatctgAGTGGAAGTTCATCTGAA gattttttggAGGATTCCAGTTCATTGAATTCATCTTATGATGAAGAAATTATGATGCATAAATTTGTTAGACATGACAAAAAGTCAGCTCAACATTTACGTTAt GAAACTTCACGTCGTTTGAAACACATAAACATTACtaaaattgatttgaaaaaCCTTGATGAAGATTGGTTTCTACGTACTACTAAACAAATAGTCTTGAAAAATTGTAGCAA ATTATCGTGTTCTATTTTGACTTCTGATCTAAAGTTGGTTGCTGCTGGTTCATTagattctttaatttatttatgggaGAGATCTACTCAACAATCTGTACCGGAAAAAACTCCTGATATTCTACATACCATTGGAAATATAAATCCCAGCAATTTTACATCATCAATACAAGGAAACAATTTGATGGAATA tttggaCAAAAGTACAGCCTTTGTATTACGTGGACATGGTGGACCTATATTTGATTTAGCTGAATTACCATCAGCTAAAATCCTTCTCAGTGCATCCAATGATAAAACTTACAGAGCTTGGGATATGGTATCAAAACGTTGTTTAGAAGTATACAA TGAACATGAACACAGAACATGGTGTATTGCTGCTTGTCCATATAGCTTACAAGTTGCCACAGGATCTTGCGAGGGCGCTAGCTGTTTATGGTTTTTGAACTATAAACGGCCATTAAGAATTTTTATGGGTCATCTCGATGATATTTTG GTTCTAAAATTTCATCCAAATCAAGTGCTCTTAGCTACTGGTTCATCAGATAAAACTGTTAGAGTATTTGAACTTACAACTGGAGAATGTCATAGACTTTTAATGGGACACTCTGATTATATCACCGGTTTAGAATTTAATGCTCAAAATCCTAATTATCTAGCATCTGctt ctGGTTGCGGGGAAATAATTGTATGGGATATACCATCTAGTGAATTGGTATGGAAGATTAGAATCGGCAACATGTTATTTTCGGATCTGGCATGGTTAACCAAAGATATATTATTGGCTTCATTAACTAATGGTATCGTCTTAAAATGTGACACTACact gaATTATGTAGATTCTTTCTGTAAAGTAAAAGGATTTGAAACTACATTTGATCGTCTTATGTCTTTACAAATGTTTGACAATACAGTATATACAATAGGCATTCCTGATAAATCAGGTGGTCTTAAACCAATACCTAAGAGAAACAAAGAGAAATCTTCACAAatgaaaaatgaacaaaaatcaCATAGAGAATCTTCACCTTTATCTAAACTATTTTTCCCGCAACATATTATTGATAACGATGGCAATTCAATGAAACCTTTACGTGGACTGAGTTCGGCTGTATCGAATCCTccttataattatgaatatcaaTTGAATACTAatgatcaatttaaaaaatcaaatccaTCAAGTTTTTTGAACATGAATTTAAGATCTGCACCATTTAATTTATCTGCTGATGAAATATCTAAATTACGCCCCGAATATCTATCAGAAAATATACGATTAGTACCAGCAGTAGCTATAACTAATAATCTTCAAAATGCTTACCTATTGCCAATTCAACCAATTGTTCGGACAACCAGTCAAAACTCTACTAACATCCATTCAACAAATGATCAGTTACCGAGTACGAGtaaatcacataaaataaataaaactccaGGAACATCTAAGTCAAAAATAACAACAGCAAAACAACATAACTTTGGTAATAGTAGTTTAACAATGCATACAAGTATTCAACACATGCAAATAAAAACAACTACAGTTAAAGAACAACTGCATATAGATGATCAGCGAGAAACCAATACGTTAGTCCAACAGTATCTACAAACAACTAGCACAAGTATTCATAAGCAGCAAACTTCAAATCTAATGCAAGTTACACGTTCTGGGATAAGCTCTCAATTACTTCAGAATAGCATTGTGCAGCAAGAGCAACAGCAACAGAGTGTGGGAAGTAATGCCAGTGTAGCTGGAACAAATGTCCAACAGCAGCAGTCATTACAACAGATACGGTCTAATACAAATTTAACCAAAGGGAATGTTCAAAAGCAACAGCGCTTATCTCCACAAACAAATAATCGATCGTCCAATACCAACGTTACTCAACGTCCATCTCCTAGACAAAGTCCTAATAAACCATCTTCTTTGGACTAA
- the LOC132924402 gene encoding uncharacterized protein LOC132924402 isoform X3 — MYFALAKTPGGRPTTVTTAAMSEDSPRTSAVPAPSVFLPHAEPSTSRGVGTSPAASPGPEADGHEQHVDGPQCTLEDYDMSSDDEYVRSGSTFSVALGQYVFQRNLIEDTFTPPQDSKAVIEYVNLKFVENNFRSLGLDQMFDKNNIMQAEQEFDSFEIWFSRVREFAVDREFIRDLRLPLFCHLYLNLYVPRNHNRLQALLKKFEYLFTSPRGVVYLQELKTVTNVLDLSPRLAYFRRNKFVYGVSPMFISNLYDFFHPHFMLKVVFQEWFDINYTAYEDPRIIFDDYYANNLVRVNNLDKANAPKQNNNVVVNKPVLCKKTLNSAQNKNNNRKVNNSENDVSDNEEKKYKRQKKSSRSKFTSDDSNMQMSESLSEVSDNEEKNFKRQKKSGKSKSSSDDNMNMSGLSDISNDGEQKQKQQNKRSKSKFTSDDDNHTSEISSDEKNFKKPQKKQKLRGNKKFDNYTDDSNLSGSSPEVSSDDEISSSNNENQKSKNRRKYKHSDNNSNLSGSSSEDFLEDSSSLNSSYDEEIMMHKFVRHDKKSAQHLRYETSRRLKHINITKIDLKNLDEDWFLRTTKQIVLKNCSKLSCSILTSDLKLVAAGSLDSLIYLWERSTQQSVPEKTPDILHTIGNINPSNFTSSIQGNNLMEYLDKSTAFVLRGHGGPIFDLAELPSAKILLSASNDKTYRAWDMVSKRCLEVYNEHEHRTWCIAACPYSLQVATGSCEGASCLWFLNYKRPLRIFMGHLDDILVLKFHPNQVLLATGSSDKTVRVFELTTGECHRLLMGHSDYITGLEFNAQNPNYLASASGCGEIIVWDIPSSELVWKIRIGNMLFSDLAWLTKDILLASLTNGIVLKCDTTLNYVDSFCKVKGFETTFDRLMSLQMFDNTVYTIGIPDKSGGLKPIPKRNKEKSSQMKNEQKSHRESSPLSKLFFPQHIIDNDGNSMKPLRGLSSAVSNPPYNYEYQLNTNDQFKKSNPSSFLNMNLRSAPFNLSADEISKLRPEYLSENIRLVPAVAITNNLQNAYLLPIQPIVRTTSQNSTNIHSTNDQLPSTSKSHKINKTPGTSKSKITTAKQHNFGNSSLTMHTSIQHMQIKTTTVKEQLHIDDQRETNTLVQQYLQTTSTSIHKQQTSNLMQVTRSGISSQLLQNSIVQQEQQQQSVGSNASVAGTNVQQQQSLQQIRSNTNLTKGNVQKQQRLSPQTNNRSSNTNVTQRPSPRQSPNKPSSLD, encoded by the exons ATGTATTTCGCCCTGGCCAAGACGCCGGGCGGCCGCCCGACGACCGTCACTACGGCCGCGATGTCGGAAGACAGCCCGCGGACGTCCGCCGTCCCCGCGCCGTCCGTCTTCTTGCCGCACGCCGAGCCGTCCACGTCCCGGGGCGTCGGCACGAGTCCGGCCGCGTCGCCGGGCCCCGAAGCCGACGGCCACGAGCAACACGTCGACGGGCCGCAGTGCACGCTCGAGGACTACGACATGTCGTCGGACGACGAATACGTGAGGTCCGGGTCCACGTTCAGCGTCGCGCTGGGCCAGTACGTTTTCCAGAGGAACTTGATC gaagatACATTTACTCCACCCCAAGATAGCAAAGCTGTTATCGAATATGTGAATTTGAAGTttgttgaaaacaattttagatcATTGGGGCTCGATCAAATGTttgataagaataatataatgcaagCTGAACAAGAATTTGATTC GTTTGAAATATGGTTCTCTCGCGTGAGGGAGTTTGCTGTTGATAGAGAATTTATCAGAGATCTACGTCTACCATTGTTCTGTCATCTTTATTTGAATCTATATGTTCCACGAAATCATAACCGTTTACAggcattattgaaaaaatttgaatatttgtttaCAAGTCCTAGAGGAGTTGTTTATCTACAGGAATTGAAAACTGTTACAAATGTCTTAGATTTATCACCTCGACTTGCATATTTCAG gcgaaataaatttgtatacggTGTCTCTCCTATGTTTATAAGCAatctttatgatttttttcatcCTCATTTCATGCTCAAAGtg gtGTTTCAAGAATGGTTTGATATTAACTATACTGCTTATGAAGATCCAAGAATAATATTTGATGATTATTATGCAAATAATCTAGTACGAGTAAATAATCTAGACAAAGCAAATGCtccgaaacaaaataataatgttgttgtCAATAAACctgtattatgtaaaaaa acactGAATTCAGCTCAAAATAAGAACAACAATCGAAAAGTCAATAATTCTGAAAATGAT gTATCtgataatgaagaaaaaaagtataaaagacAAAAGAAAAGTAGTAGAAGCAAATTTACAAGTGATGATAGTAACATGCAAATGAGTGAAAGCTTATCTGAA GTATCCGACAATGaagaaaaaaactttaaacgacaaaaaaaaagtgGCAAAAGCAAATCTTCCAGTGACGATAATATGAATATGAGTGGCTTGTCTGAT aTATCAAACGATGGTGAACAAAAGCAAAAACAGCAAAATAAAAGAAGCAAAAGCAAATTTACCAGTGATGATGATAATCATACATCTGaa aTATCAAGTGAtgaaaagaattttaaaaaaccacaaaagaaacaaaaattaagaggCAATAAAAAATTTGACAATTATACAGATGATAGTAATTTATCTGGAAGCTCGCCTGAA GTCTCAAGTGATGACGAAATTTCAAGCAGTAACaatgaaaatcaaaaatcaaaaaacagaagaaaatataaacactctgataataatagtaatctgAGTGGAAGTTCATCTGAA gattttttggAGGATTCCAGTTCATTGAATTCATCTTATGATGAAGAAATTATGATGCATAAATTTGTTAGACATGACAAAAAGTCAGCTCAACATTTACGTTAt GAAACTTCACGTCGTTTGAAACACATAAACATTACtaaaattgatttgaaaaaCCTTGATGAAGATTGGTTTCTACGTACTACTAAACAAATAGTCTTGAAAAATTGTAGCAA ATTATCGTGTTCTATTTTGACTTCTGATCTAAAGTTGGTTGCTGCTGGTTCATTagattctttaatttatttatgggaGAGATCTACTCAACAATCTGTACCGGAAAAAACTCCTGATATTCTACATACCATTGGAAATATAAATCCCAGCAATTTTACATCATCAATACAAGGAAACAATTTGATGGAATA tttggaCAAAAGTACAGCCTTTGTATTACGTGGACATGGTGGACCTATATTTGATTTAGCTGAATTACCATCAGCTAAAATCCTTCTCAGTGCATCCAATGATAAAACTTACAGAGCTTGGGATATGGTATCAAAACGTTGTTTAGAAGTATACAA TGAACATGAACACAGAACATGGTGTATTGCTGCTTGTCCATATAGCTTACAAGTTGCCACAGGATCTTGCGAGGGCGCTAGCTGTTTATGGTTTTTGAACTATAAACGGCCATTAAGAATTTTTATGGGTCATCTCGATGATATTTTG GTTCTAAAATTTCATCCAAATCAAGTGCTCTTAGCTACTGGTTCATCAGATAAAACTGTTAGAGTATTTGAACTTACAACTGGAGAATGTCATAGACTTTTAATGGGACACTCTGATTATATCACCGGTTTAGAATTTAATGCTCAAAATCCTAATTATCTAGCATCTGctt ctGGTTGCGGGGAAATAATTGTATGGGATATACCATCTAGTGAATTGGTATGGAAGATTAGAATCGGCAACATGTTATTTTCGGATCTGGCATGGTTAACCAAAGATATATTATTGGCTTCATTAACTAATGGTATCGTCTTAAAATGTGACACTACact gaATTATGTAGATTCTTTCTGTAAAGTAAAAGGATTTGAAACTACATTTGATCGTCTTATGTCTTTACAAATGTTTGACAATACAGTATATACAATAGGCATTCCTGATAAATCAGGTGGTCTTAAACCAATACCTAAGAGAAACAAAGAGAAATCTTCACAAatgaaaaatgaacaaaaatcaCATAGAGAATCTTCACCTTTATCTAAACTATTTTTCCCGCAACATATTATTGATAACGATGGCAATTCAATGAAACCTTTACGTGGACTGAGTTCGGCTGTATCGAATCCTccttataattatgaatatcaaTTGAATACTAatgatcaatttaaaaaatcaaatccaTCAAGTTTTTTGAACATGAATTTAAGATCTGCACCATTTAATTTATCTGCTGATGAAATATCTAAATTACGCCCCGAATATCTATCAGAAAATATACGATTAGTACCAGCAGTAGCTATAACTAATAATCTTCAAAATGCTTACCTATTGCCAATTCAACCAATTGTTCGGACAACCAGTCAAAACTCTACTAACATCCATTCAACAAATGATCAGTTACCGAGTACGAGtaaatcacataaaataaataaaactccaGGAACATCTAAGTCAAAAATAACAACAGCAAAACAACATAACTTTGGTAATAGTAGTTTAACAATGCATACAAGTATTCAACACATGCAAATAAAAACAACTACAGTTAAAGAACAACTGCATATAGATGATCAGCGAGAAACCAATACGTTAGTCCAACAGTATCTACAAACAACTAGCACAAGTATTCATAAGCAGCAAACTTCAAATCTAATGCAAGTTACACGTTCTGGGATAAGCTCTCAATTACTTCAGAATAGCATTGTGCAGCAAGAGCAACAGCAACAGAGTGTGGGAAGTAATGCCAGTGTAGCTGGAACAAATGTCCAACAGCAGCAGTCATTACAACAGATACGGTCTAATACAAATTTAACCAAAGGGAATGTTCAAAAGCAACAGCGCTTATCTCCACAAACAAATAATCGATCGTCCAATACCAACGTTACTCAACGTCCATCTCCTAGACAAAGTCCTAATAAACCATCTTCTTTGGACTAA